A single region of the Rhodospirillales bacterium genome encodes:
- the nuoL gene encoding NADH-quinone oxidoreductase subunit L: MEQLAVFSPLFAFLLAFLFGKRIGDRGAQFVTCFAMVVAALAACTLFIDVIYGHEGHGNPRTIELMAWMSSGEFKVNWALRVDQLSVVMMCVVNVVSACVHVYSVGYMSHDPCKARFMSYLSLFTFAMLMLVTADNLVQLFFGWEGVGLASYLLIGFWNHKPSANAAAIKAFVVNRVGDFGLALAVMTIFFVFGSVHFDTIFAAAPEYADTEMTFFGYAFHAPTVICLLLFMGAMGKSAQLGLHTWLPDAMEGPTPVSALIHAATMVTAGVFLVARMSPLFEYAPVALMVVTVVGGLTAFVAATIGMTQFDIKRVIAYSTMSQLGYMFFALGVSAYGAAIFHLMTHAFFKALLFLGAGSVIHALHDEQDMRRMGGLRKKIPATYVLMWIGSLALCGIPFFAGYYSKDIILEAAFADHSWFGDFAFWMGIGAAVMTAFYSGRLIFMTFHSAPRMDKKVFDHAHESPPVILTPLILLAVGAVFSGFVFYEDFVGGGGHKVPAQETEHLVVMEHVVEAPALDEDIHGQEIGERQFWQKSLFVLPQNDTVAAAHHVPEWVKIFPSVVGGIGLVLAWIFYLRFTSLPSVFIRTFKPVHILLFNKWFFDEIYDRLFVRSAFCVGKLFSGSDKNIVDALGPDGAAITSQKAARMLSRFQSGYVFQYAFVMMIGLIAFVSWFFFKSMAGQGG, translated from the coding sequence ATGGAACAACTGGCCGTATTTTCTCCGCTTTTTGCCTTCCTGCTGGCGTTTTTGTTCGGGAAGAGGATCGGGGACCGGGGCGCGCAATTTGTAACCTGCTTTGCGATGGTTGTTGCGGCGCTTGCGGCGTGCACTCTGTTTATCGACGTTATCTATGGGCATGAGGGGCACGGCAATCCGCGCACCATAGAGCTTATGGCCTGGATGTCTTCGGGTGAATTCAAGGTCAACTGGGCGCTGCGCGTGGACCAGCTTTCGGTCGTGATGATGTGCGTGGTCAATGTCGTCAGCGCCTGCGTGCATGTTTATTCCGTGGGCTATATGAGTCACGATCCCTGCAAGGCGCGGTTCATGTCTTACTTAAGCCTTTTCACCTTTGCGATGCTGATGCTGGTCACGGCGGACAACCTGGTGCAGCTTTTCTTTGGCTGGGAAGGGGTGGGGCTGGCCTCTTATCTTTTGATCGGCTTCTGGAACCACAAGCCAAGCGCGAACGCGGCGGCCATCAAAGCCTTTGTTGTAAACCGGGTCGGGGATTTCGGGCTGGCGCTTGCGGTAATGACGATCTTCTTCGTGTTCGGCAGCGTTCATTTCGACACAATCTTTGCTGCGGCGCCGGAATACGCGGATACGGAAATGACGTTCTTCGGCTATGCGTTTCACGCGCCAACCGTGATTTGCCTTCTGCTCTTTATGGGGGCGATGGGGAAATCGGCGCAGCTGGGCCTGCACACATGGCTTCCGGATGCGATGGAAGGGCCGACGCCTGTGTCCGCTTTGATTCATGCGGCAACGATGGTCACCGCCGGCGTTTTCCTGGTGGCGCGGATGTCGCCGCTTTTTGAATATGCGCCGGTCGCGCTGATGGTGGTAACGGTGGTTGGCGGGCTGACGGCTTTTGTGGCGGCCACCATCGGTATGACGCAGTTCGATATCAAGCGCGTCATCGCCTATTCCACGATGAGCCAGCTGGGCTACATGTTTTTTGCGCTCGGCGTATCGGCCTACGGCGCGGCGATTTTTCACCTGATGACCCATGCCTTTTTCAAGGCGCTGCTTTTCCTCGGGGCGGGCTCCGTTATCCATGCGCTGCATGACGAACAGGACATGCGCAGGATGGGCGGCTTGAGGAAGAAGATACCGGCCACTTACGTGCTGATGTGGATCGGCTCTCTGGCGCTGTGCGGCATTCCCTTTTTCGCGGGCTATTACTCCAAGGATATCATTCTGGAGGCCGCCTTCGCCGACCATAGCTGGTTTGGCGATTTTGCTTTCTGGATGGGGATTGGCGCGGCGGTGATGACAGCCTTTTATTCCGGTCGTCTGATCTTCATGACCTTCCACAGCGCCCCGCGGATGGATAAAAAAGTCTTCGATCACGCGCACGAATCCCCGCCGGTGATCCTCACGCCGTTGATTTTGCTGGCGGTCGGGGCTGTCTTTTCAGGCTTTGTTTTTTATGAAGACTTTGTCGGCGGCGGTGGGCACAAGGTTCCGGCGCAGGAAACCGAACATCTGGTTGTTATGGAACATGTTGTCGAAGCCCCTGCGCTTGATGAAGATATTCACGGACAGGAGATCGGGGAGCGGCAGTTTTGGCAGAAATCGTTATTTGTCCTGCCGCAGAACGATACCGTTGCGGCAGCCCACCATGTGCCGGAATGGGTCAAGATCTTTCCGTCCGTCGTCGGGGGCATAGGGCTTGTGCTGGCGTGGATTTTTTACCTGCGCTTTACGTCTTTGCCGTCCGTTTTCATCCGTACATTTAAGCCGGTCCATATCCTGCTGTTTAACAAATGGTTCTTTGATGAAATTTACGACCGTCTGTTTGTCCGGAGCGCTTTTTGCGTTGGGAAGCTGTTTTCCGGCAGCGACAAAAATATCGTGGATGCTCTGGGGCCGGACGGCGCGGCGATAACTTCCCAGAAAGCGGCCCGTATGTTAAGCCGCTTTCAGAGCGGGTACGTCTTTCAGTATGCCTTTGTGATGATGATCGGACTGATTGCGTTTGTAAGCTGGTTTTTCTTTAAATCCATGGCGGGGCAGGGAGGATGA
- a CDS encoding nucleotidyltransferase family protein produces the protein MNKSEQILADLRALKPRFREMNIKRLRVFGSVARGEADENSDLDLIVDFYKTPGLIAFSGMQLDLQNELGVKVDLVTERGLHPALKENILEEARDV, from the coding sequence ATGAATAAAAGCGAACAAATACTGGCCGATTTGCGGGCGCTGAAACCGCGCTTTAGGGAGATGAACATCAAGCGCCTGCGCGTTTTCGGCTCCGTTGCACGCGGGGAGGCGGACGAAAATAGCGATCTGGACCTGATCGTGGATTTTTACAAAACGCCGGGCTTGATTGCTTTTTCGGGCATGCAGCTTGATTTGCAAAATGAGCTCGGTGTAAAAGTGGATTTGGTAACAGAGAGAGGGCTGCATCCTGCTTTGAAGGAGAATATTCTTGAAGAGGCGCGGGATGTCTGA
- a CDS encoding DUF86 domain-containing protein — translation MSENLKWRFKIKDILVAAEQIESSISDHDSASSLHEDWESFRAVERNIQIIAEAVKGIPPEVKEEYGKIAWQKIVNMRNFVVHQYNMVDDQLVWEAVREELPKVAEELKKILKRHG, via the coding sequence ATGTCTGAAAACCTGAAGTGGCGGTTCAAAATAAAGGACATTCTGGTTGCCGCAGAGCAGATAGAATCGTCCATTTCGGATCACGATTCCGCATCCTCCTTGCATGAAGACTGGGAAAGTTTCAGGGCCGTTGAACGAAACATCCAGATTATAGCTGAAGCGGTGAAGGGTATTCCCCCTGAGGTTAAGGAAGAATATGGGAAGATTGCGTGGCAAAAAATTGTCAATATGAGGAATTTTGTTGTTCATCAATATAATATGGTTGACGATCAACTTGTATGGGAGGCCGTTCGAGAGGAACTGCCGAAAGTAGCGGAAGAATTAAAAAAGATCCTGAAACGCCATGGCTGA
- a CDS encoding NADH-quinone oxidoreductase subunit M has product MADLPVLSLLTFLPLIGALFILAIRGRKEIAERNARCVALYTSVFTFALSTYMAMQFDGASAEFQFVENVPWFPALGISYHMGIDGISLFFILLSTFLTPVCILASWKSITSRVKEFMVAFLVLETFMVGTFSALDSVLFYVFFEGVLIPMFLIIGVWGGPRRVYSAFKFFLYTLLGSVLMLVALLALYSQTGTTDIPALMEAPLPRDWQLWLWLAFFASFAVKMPMWPVHTWLPDAHVEAPTAGSVILAGVLLKMGGYGFLRFSLPMFPEASEFFAPMVFALSIVAIIYTSLVALVQEDMKKLIAYSSVAHMGFVTLGIFTATTQGIEGGIFQMISHGVISAALFLCVGVVYDRLHTREIARYGALVRNMPKYATVFMLFTLGSVGLPGTSGFVGEFLTLLGAFQISTITAALATTGVVLGAAYMLRLYARIFYGEQKNKDAAAMADLDQREFFFFIPLVVLVLWLGIAPGVVMDKISPSVEKLRNQYVSALAQVEAEHGQETQIHE; this is encoded by the coding sequence ATGGCTGATTTACCCGTTTTATCGTTGCTGACCTTCCTGCCGCTCATCGGGGCGCTTTTTATTCTTGCCATTCGCGGAAGAAAAGAAATTGCGGAACGCAATGCGCGCTGTGTCGCGCTTTACACGTCCGTTTTTACCTTTGCATTGTCGACTTATATGGCGATGCAGTTCGATGGGGCTTCCGCCGAATTTCAGTTTGTTGAAAACGTGCCGTGGTTTCCCGCGCTCGGGATTTCCTATCATATGGGGATCGACGGGATTTCGCTGTTCTTTATCCTGCTGTCCACCTTCCTGACGCCTGTTTGCATTCTGGCAAGCTGGAAAAGCATTACCTCGCGCGTGAAGGAATTTATGGTCGCCTTTCTGGTGCTGGAAACCTTCATGGTGGGAACCTTTTCCGCGCTTGATTCCGTCCTGTTCTACGTCTTTTTCGAAGGCGTCCTGATTCCGATGTTCCTCATTATCGGCGTGTGGGGCGGCCCGAGACGGGTTTATTCGGCGTTCAAGTTTTTTCTCTATACCCTGCTGGGATCTGTCTTGATGCTGGTGGCCCTGCTGGCGCTTTATTCCCAGACGGGGACGACGGACATTCCGGCGCTCATGGAAGCCCCGCTGCCGCGGGATTGGCAACTCTGGCTGTGGCTGGCGTTTTTTGCCAGCTTCGCGGTGAAGATGCCGATGTGGCCCGTCCACACATGGCTGCCGGACGCCCATGTGGAGGCGCCGACGGCAGGCTCCGTCATTCTGGCGGGCGTCTTGCTGAAAATGGGCGGATACGGGTTCCTGCGTTTTTCTTTGCCCATGTTCCCGGAAGCCAGCGAGTTTTTTGCGCCGATGGTTTTTGCGCTGTCCATTGTCGCCATTATCTACACGTCTTTGGTGGCTTTGGTGCAGGAGGACATGAAAAAGCTGATCGCTTATTCATCTGTGGCGCATATGGGGTTCGTGACTCTGGGGATTTTTACGGCCACGACGCAGGGGATCGAAGGCGGGATATTCCAGATGATTTCTCACGGGGTTATTTCCGCCGCGCTCTTTTTATGCGTCGGCGTTGTGTACGACCGCCTGCATACCCGCGAAATCGCCCGTTATGGCGCGCTTGTGAGGAACATGCCCAAATATGCTACGGTCTTCATGCTCTTTACGCTGGGGTCTGTGGGATTGCCGGGGACCTCCGGTTTTGTCGGTGAATTTTTGACGCTTCTGGGTGCGTTTCAGATCAGTACGATAACGGCAGCACTTGCAACGACCGGGGTGGTCCTTGGCGCGGCCTATATGCTGCGGCTTTACGCCCGGATTTTTTATGGCGAACAGAAAAACAAGGATGCGGCGGCGATGGCGGATCTGGATCAGCGCGAATTTTTCTTCTTCATTCCGTTGGTGGTTCTTGTTTTATGGCTCGGAATTGCCCCGGGGGTTGTGATGGATAAAATTTCTCCTTCCGTCGAGAAGCTGCGGAATCAATATGTGAGCGCTCTGGCGCAGGTCGAAGCGGAACATGGGCAGGAGACGCAGATACATGAGTGA
- the nuoN gene encoding NADH-quinone oxidoreductase subunit NuoN, translating to MSDFSFAMLEPMLPELFLAVAGMALLIIGVFRGNQATAFISWFTVGAFIVTALILTGINWNAASLFDGMFVMDRFAGFMKILVLGGLIASVALAVQPLYQDHMARFEYPVLVLFAGLGMMMMISAGDFLSLYVGLELQSLSLYVLAAIRRDHVKSAEAGVKYFVLGAMASGFLLFGISLIYGYSGTTNFAAVSGLLSGGDLALGPLVGMVFVLAGIAFKVSAVPFHMWTPDVYEGAPTPVTALFAIVPKVAAMALLARLLLEAFPGAQEHWMQMVWILSAASMALGAFAGIAQENIKRLMAYSSIGNMGYALIGLVVGTHGGVGSMIVYMTIYMAMSAGVFAIILCMRRNGQALQNISDLAGLSHNAPLMAYGLAILMFSMSGIPPMAGFFGKLMIFEAAVSSGFYVLAVFGVLTSVVAAYYYLRIIKVMFFDKAADKFDGESGFANRAVTIVSILFILGFVFRPSVLVESGVIAAMSLF from the coding sequence ATGAGTGATTTTTCCTTTGCAATGTTGGAGCCGATGCTGCCGGAATTGTTTCTGGCCGTGGCGGGGATGGCCCTGCTGATTATCGGTGTGTTTCGCGGCAATCAGGCAACGGCGTTTATTTCATGGTTTACGGTGGGCGCATTCATTGTAACCGCGCTTATCCTGACGGGAATAAACTGGAATGCGGCAAGCCTGTTTGACGGCATGTTCGTCATGGACCGGTTTGCCGGCTTTATGAAGATTCTTGTTCTGGGCGGATTGATCGCTTCTGTGGCCTTGGCCGTGCAGCCGCTTTATCAGGACCATATGGCCCGTTTCGAGTATCCCGTTCTGGTTTTGTTTGCGGGCCTTGGCATGATGATGATGATCTCGGCGGGAGATTTCCTGTCGCTTTATGTCGGGCTGGAGCTTCAGTCCTTAAGCCTCTACGTCCTTGCGGCCATCCGGCGGGACCACGTCAAGTCGGCGGAAGCGGGGGTCAAATATTTTGTGCTGGGGGCGATGGCCTCGGGCTTTTTGCTCTTCGGGATTTCGCTGATTTACGGTTACAGCGGCACCACGAATTTCGCGGCCGTTTCCGGCCTTTTATCCGGCGGCGATCTGGCTTTGGGGCCGCTGGTCGGGATGGTTTTTGTTCTGGCGGGGATCGCCTTCAAGGTTTCTGCCGTGCCGTTCCATATGTGGACGCCGGATGTGTATGAAGGCGCGCCAACGCCGGTGACAGCCCTTTTTGCAATCGTGCCGAAGGTTGCGGCGATGGCGCTTCTGGCCCGTTTACTGCTGGAGGCTTTTCCCGGGGCGCAGGAACACTGGATGCAGATGGTCTGGATATTGTCGGCGGCGTCCATGGCGCTCGGGGCCTTTGCGGGGATCGCCCAGGAAAACATCAAGCGCCTGATGGCGTACAGCTCTATCGGGAATATGGGATATGCGCTGATCGGACTGGTGGTCGGCACGCATGGCGGCGTCGGCTCCATGATCGTTTACATGACGATCTATATGGCGATGAGCGCGGGCGTGTTTGCCATTATCCTGTGCATGCGCCGTAACGGGCAGGCGTTGCAGAACATTTCCGATCTTGCGGGTCTGTCGCACAATGCCCCTTTAATGGCTTACGGGCTGGCGATCCTGATGTTCTCGATGAGCGGTATTCCGCCGATGGCCGGATTTTTTGGGAAATTGATGATTTTTGAGGCGGCGGTGTCTTCCGGTTTTTATGTTCTGGCCGTTTTCGGGGTGCTGACCTCTGTCGTGGCGGCCTATTACTATTTGCGCATTATCAAGGTGATGTTCTTTGACAAAGCCGCAGACAAATTCGACGGGGAAAGCGGTTTTGCAAACCGGGCCGTCACCATTGTCTCCATCCTCTTTATTCTGGGATTTGTTTTCCGGCCTTCGGTCCTTGTTGAAAGCGGCGTCATCGCAGCCATGTCCTTGTTTTAG
- a CDS encoding biotin--[acetyl-CoA-carboxylase] ligase, with the protein MGIDWRVNVVGSASSTQDLAQDAAEAGTAEGYVIQALQQTAGRGRHGNDWLSPMGNLYLSFVLRPERLAPGHAGQLAFVTAVALSDAMGAYLDPERHCKTLKWPNDILVDGLKISGILLESNIKNDSEIEYLVVGVGVNVFAPPEGAAGLDALKEKPVYVNVFRDDFLACFAESYGLWREKGFAPIREEWLKQAHGLNGPMSVRFPEVSYSGIFDGLDESGALLLDQEGRTRTFTAGEVYFGNV; encoded by the coding sequence ATGGGGATTGACTGGCGCGTAAATGTTGTCGGCAGCGCTTCCAGCACACAGGATCTTGCGCAGGACGCTGCGGAAGCGGGCACGGCGGAAGGTTATGTCATTCAGGCGCTCCAGCAAACGGCCGGACGGGGCCGCCACGGCAATGACTGGCTCTCTCCCATGGGGAATCTGTATTTGTCTTTCGTCCTGCGGCCCGAACGTCTTGCGCCCGGCCATGCGGGGCAGCTTGCTTTTGTGACGGCGGTGGCGCTTTCCGATGCGATGGGGGCCTATTTGGACCCTGAAAGACACTGCAAGACCTTGAAATGGCCCAACGATATCCTGGTTGATGGTTTAAAAATCTCCGGCATCCTTTTGGAATCAAACATAAAAAACGATTCTGAAATAGAATATCTGGTAGTGGGCGTCGGGGTGAATGTTTTCGCGCCGCCGGAGGGCGCCGCCGGTCTGGATGCCCTCAAGGAAAAACCCGTCTATGTAAATGTTTTTCGGGACGATTTTCTGGCGTGCTTTGCCGAATCTTACGGGCTTTGGCGGGAAAAAGGGTTTGCGCCCATCCGTGAAGAGTGGTTAAAACAGGCACATGGTTTGAACGGCCCGATGTCCGTTCGTTTCCCGGAGGTTTCCTATAGCGGGATTTTTGACGGGCTGGATGAAAGCGGGGCGTTGCTGCTGGATCAGGAAGGCCGGACACGAACCTTTACCGCCGGGGAAGTCTATTTTGGAAATGTGTAG
- a CDS encoding type III pantothenate kinase — MLIAIDAGNTNIVFAVWDGETFVRSWRCKTEGGRTADEYASWLYQLFEAAGLSFSDITAAIISSVVPDANYNLRVLCETAFHCRAALVGSDSLTLGLDIKTDKPEEVGADRLVNAVAVAACYQTPAIVVDFGTATTFDVIDGSGAYLGGAIAPGVNLSLEALHGAAAKLPKISIEKPDAAIGKETVSAMRSGIYWGYIGLVEGMIKRLSGEVGQDVFVIATGGLAALFAKGTKAIHATDENLTLKGLVHIYNRNKSFDTDTEAA; from the coding sequence ATGCTGATTGCCATTGATGCCGGAAATACGAATATTGTCTTTGCTGTCTGGGATGGCGAAACCTTTGTGCGTTCCTGGCGCTGTAAAACCGAAGGCGGGCGCACGGCGGATGAATACGCCTCCTGGCTCTACCAGCTTTTTGAAGCGGCGGGCCTGTCTTTTTCAGATATCACGGCCGCAATTATTTCTTCCGTTGTCCCGGATGCCAATTACAATTTGCGCGTGCTGTGCGAAACGGCCTTTCACTGCCGCGCCGCGCTTGTCGGAAGCGATTCCTTAACTCTGGGGCTGGACATTAAAACGGACAAGCCGGAAGAGGTCGGGGCCGACCGTCTTGTGAACGCCGTGGCGGTGGCGGCCTGTTATCAAACCCCTGCCATTGTCGTCGATTTTGGCACGGCGACCACCTTTGACGTCATTGACGGCAGCGGCGCGTATCTTGGCGGCGCGATTGCGCCGGGGGTCAATTTGTCGCTGGAGGCCCTGCACGGGGCGGCGGCGAAGCTTCCTAAAATCAGCATCGAAAAACCGGACGCGGCGATCGGGAAAGAAACCGTAAGCGCGATGCGCTCCGGTATCTACTGGGGCTATATCGGTCTGGTCGAAGGCATGATAAAACGCCTTTCCGGGGAAGTGGGCCAGGACGTTTTTGTCATCGCAACAGGCGGCCTTGCCGCTCTTTTTGCCAAGGGGACAAAAGCCATTCATGCGACGGATGAAAATTTAACTCTGAAGGGCCTTGTTCATATTTACAACCGGAACAAAAGCTTTGACACGGACACAGAGGCGGCCTGA
- a CDS encoding ribonuclease J, whose amino-acid sequence MDFHPDELYFIPLGGAEQFGVNFNVYGTGGKWLAIDCGIGFANDRFPGIDIFLPDPAFLEARRKDIAALIVTHAHEDHVGAVPYLWPRLRCPVYCTEFTAAVLRQKFEEQPDCADAEIRIVKPYETVEAGPFKATFAPVAHSIPDTCSIILETALGRVVHSGDWNLDPAPVIGAPTDSGPFQEAGEKGVCAYIGDSTNAQVKGRSGSEKDVEEGLQKTFERCRGRIAITIFSSNIGRVQSICRAAKACGRNVAVIGRSLHRMIGAARACGYLKDVGDFVAEEDIGLLPADRIVMIVTGSQGETRAQLARIARGDHAGVSLGKGDTVIYSSRAIPGNERNIIDVNNHLAAAGVEILHPGKVGETIHVSGHPAQDEIRDMFRWVRPEAVVAVHGERTMIEAQAALARESGIKNEIVPNNGSVIRLAPGPVEILDHVETGLLAVEPGRVIESDHQAIIQRRKLQFSGTVHVSLVMNERGDLVADPQISTVGLTDPDLEEGKKFEADILSEIEDILADMTREELRDDHFVSEEIRIGLRRFVAHLLKIKPKTTVHLVRV is encoded by the coding sequence ATGGACTTTCATCCCGACGAACTCTATTTTATCCCTCTGGGCGGGGCCGAGCAATTCGGGGTCAATTTCAATGTCTACGGCACAGGCGGCAAATGGCTGGCGATTGATTGCGGAATCGGTTTTGCCAATGACCGTTTTCCGGGCATTGATATTTTCCTGCCCGACCCGGCCTTTCTGGAAGCGCGCAGGAAAGATATCGCCGCGCTGATCGTTACCCATGCACATGAAGACCATGTTGGCGCGGTGCCGTATCTCTGGCCGCGCCTGCGCTGCCCGGTTTACTGCACGGAATTTACGGCGGCGGTTTTGCGGCAGAAATTCGAGGAGCAGCCGGATTGCGCCGATGCGGAAATCCGTATTGTCAAACCTTATGAAACCGTCGAAGCGGGACCGTTTAAGGCAACATTCGCGCCCGTGGCCCATTCCATCCCGGACACCTGCTCCATTATACTGGAAACGGCTTTGGGGCGCGTGGTGCATAGCGGGGACTGGAATCTCGACCCGGCTCCCGTCATCGGAGCCCCGACGGACTCCGGGCCGTTTCAGGAGGCGGGGGAAAAAGGCGTATGCGCTTATATAGGGGATTCCACCAACGCGCAGGTGAAAGGCCGCTCCGGCTCCGAAAAGGATGTGGAAGAAGGCTTGCAAAAAACATTTGAACGCTGCAGGGGCCGGATCGCCATTACGATTTTTTCTTCCAATATCGGCCGGGTGCAGTCTATCTGCCGGGCGGCGAAGGCTTGCGGGCGGAATGTGGCCGTTATCGGCCGCTCTTTGCACCGGATGATCGGGGCGGCGCGCGCGTGCGGGTATCTGAAAGATGTCGGGGATTTCGTCGCGGAGGAGGATATAGGGCTTCTGCCCGCAGACAGGATTGTGATGATCGTCACCGGTTCGCAGGGAGAGACGCGCGCGCAGCTCGCCCGGATCGCCCGCGGCGATCATGCGGGCGTGTCGCTGGGGAAAGGCGATACGGTTATTTATTCCTCCCGCGCCATTCCGGGGAACGAGCGGAACATTATCGACGTCAACAACCATCTGGCGGCGGCTGGGGTGGAAATCCTGCATCCCGGCAAGGTCGGGGAAACCATTCACGTGTCCGGTCATCCGGCGCAGGACGAAATCAGGGATATGTTTCGCTGGGTCAGGCCGGAGGCCGTGGTCGCGGTGCATGGCGAGCGCACCATGATTGAGGCGCAGGCCGCTCTGGCGCGGGAAAGCGGGATTAAAAACGAGATTGTACCCAATAACGGCTCGGTCATTCGCCTCGCGCCGGGGCCGGTGGAAATTCTGGATCATGTGGAAACGGGGCTGCTCGCGGTAGAGCCGGGGCGGGTGATTGAGTCAGACCATCAGGCGATTATTCAGCGCCGTAAGCTTCAATTCTCCGGCACGGTGCATGTGTCTTTGGTGATGAATGAGCGCGGCGACCTTGTCGCCGATCCGCAGATTTCGACCGTGGGGCTGACGGACCCCGACCTTGAAGAGGGGAAAAAATTCGAAGCGGATATCCTGTCTGAAATCGAAGACATACTGGCGGATATGACGCGGGAGGAGCTTCGGGACGATCACTTTGTGTCCGAAGAAATCCGCATCGGCCTGCGCCGCTTTGTCGCGCATCTGCTCAAAATAAAACCCAAAACAACCGTTCACTTGGTGAGGGTATGA
- a CDS encoding EamA family transporter: MHWGLLALLSGVGLATRNVAFKVANGKIDAALGAVILSLAMALVTVGYLVFQRTAQGQPVFSGEYNLQGVALAALSGVGVAMANIFLAFSYKAEGPASLVAIIQNGFSISLTILIGVLLLGETIRPVQILGIFAAITGIVMIIRG, encoded by the coding sequence ATGCACTGGGGACTTCTGGCGCTTTTATCTGGGGTAGGGCTGGCGACACGGAACGTGGCGTTCAAGGTGGCCAACGGAAAGATAGATGCGGCGCTGGGCGCTGTAATCCTGTCTCTTGCGATGGCGCTCGTTACGGTAGGCTATCTGGTTTTTCAGCGCACGGCGCAGGGACAGCCGGTTTTTTCGGGGGAGTATAATCTTCAGGGGGTTGCCCTGGCGGCTCTGTCCGGGGTGGGCGTGGCGATGGCCAATATCTTTCTGGCTTTTTCCTACAAGGCCGAAGGCCCGGCGAGCCTTGTGGCCATTATCCAGAACGGCTTTTCGATTTCGCTGACGATTTTGATCGGCGTCTTACTGCTTGGCGAGACCATCCGGCCTGTGCAAATATTGGGCATATTCGCCGCGATCACCGGCATTGTCATGATTATAAGGGGATAG
- a CDS encoding proline--tRNA ligase translates to MSTQAQQQKKPKTAITPTREEDFPEWYQQVIKAADMAENSPVRGCMIIKPYGYALWENIQRSFDAIIKDLDVQNAYFPLLIPLSFFSREAEHVEGFAKECAVVTHHRLEAAPDGGGLIPAPDSKLEEPLVVRPTSETIIGDSMARWVQSYRDLPLKLNQWCNVMRWEMRTRLFLRTSEFLWQEGHNAFETAEGAREDTLKMVHAYGDFAENYLALPVFRGEKTADERFPGAVCTLAMEAMMQDGKALQAGTSHDLGQNFAKSCGIKFQGRNGEESFAYTTSWGMSTRLIGGMIMTHGDDDGMMMPPKVAPVQVQIVPILRGEDESELLSYCDRLRARLKEAGIRVRLEGGDARTPDKIWGGIKQGIPLRVEIGERERTDGQVTHVRRDIGRESKTTCSADEFVAAAPGILDDIQAGMLARARAFQKENTHDVSGMREVNDFFAAGKTGFLRIDTALIGNDEARRIMKDHSLTPRVMPFEDEGRKVLVAKAY, encoded by the coding sequence ATGAGCACACAGGCACAGCAGCAAAAGAAACCCAAAACGGCGATCACGCCCACGCGGGAAGAGGATTTCCCCGAATGGTACCAGCAGGTCATCAAGGCCGCCGACATGGCGGAAAACTCGCCTGTGCGCGGTTGCATGATTATCAAGCCCTACGGCTATGCGCTGTGGGAAAATATCCAGCGCAGTTTTGATGCAATCATCAAGGATCTCGACGTTCAGAATGCGTATTTTCCGCTTCTTATCCCGTTGAGCTTTTTCAGCCGCGAGGCCGAGCATGTCGAAGGGTTCGCCAAGGAATGCGCCGTCGTGACCCATCACCGGCTGGAAGCGGCGCCGGACGGCGGCGGTTTGATTCCTGCTCCAGACTCAAAATTGGAAGAACCGCTGGTTGTGCGACCCACGTCCGAAACGATTATCGGGGATTCCATGGCCCGCTGGGTGCAGTCTTACCGGGATTTACCGCTCAAGCTGAACCAGTGGTGCAATGTCATGCGCTGGGAAATGCGCACGCGTCTTTTCCTGCGCACCTCCGAATTTCTCTGGCAGGAAGGCCATAACGCCTTCGAAACGGCGGAAGGGGCGCGCGAAGACACCCTTAAAATGGTGCATGCCTATGGTGACTTTGCGGAAAATTATTTGGCCCTTCCTGTCTTTCGCGGGGAAAAAACGGCGGATGAACGGTTTCCCGGCGCGGTGTGCACGCTGGCCATGGAGGCCATGATGCAGGATGGGAAAGCTTTACAGGCAGGCACATCCCACGATCTGGGTCAAAATTTTGCAAAATCCTGCGGAATTAAATTTCAGGGACGGAACGGCGAAGAAAGCTTTGCCTATACGACCTCCTGGGGGATGTCGACCCGTTTGATTGGCGGAATGATTATGACCCACGGCGATGACGACGGCATGATGATGCCGCCGAAAGTCGCGCCCGTACAGGTCCAGATCGTTCCGATCCTGCGCGGGGAGGATGAAAGCGAACTTCTTTCTTACTGCGATCGTCTGCGCGCACGCCTGAAAGAGGCGGGCATTCGGGTGCGTCTTGAAGGCGGGGATGCGCGCACGCCGGACAAAATCTGGGGCGGCATCAAACAGGGCATTCCCTTGCGCGTGGAAATTGGCGAACGTGAAAGGACGGACGGGCAGGTGACCCATGTGCGCCGCGATATCGGCCGCGAATCCAAAACGACATGCAGCGCGGATGAATTCGTTGCGGCAGCGCCGGGTATTCTGGACGATATTCAGGCCGGCATGCTCGCGCGGGCACGGGCCTTTCAAAAAGAAAACACGCACGATGTTTCGGGCATGCGGGAGGTAAATGATTTCTTTGCCGCCGGCAAAACGGGCTTTCTGCGCATTGATACGGCGCTGATCGGCAATGACGAGGCCCGCCGCATTATGAAAGATCATTCGCTCACGCCGCGCGTGATGCCTTTTGAAGACGAAGGGCGCAAGGTTCTGGTGGCAAAGGCGTACTAA